One segment of Beduinella massiliensis DNA contains the following:
- a CDS encoding ParA family protein — protein sequence MATVISIANNKGGVAKTTTSVNLGCGLRKLGCRTLLVDMDPQSSMTVYFGLDPLTLSRSSYDVLMGKCPARDAILSLGEVDLLPASITLSAGEMELSSRIGRETVLRRALAPLMDDYDAIVIDNSPSLGVLTVNSLMASNVVVAPSEPSFLALKGLEILFSVIEQVRELYPELTMLGVLITQLDNRTTHHREAAEAIRERYPVFDTVIRRSVKYADACLASMSIMDFAPGSPQAEAYMDFSKEVASRARIKTCIP from the coding sequence GTGGCCACGGTCATCTCCATCGCGAACAACAAGGGCGGCGTCGCCAAGACGACCACGAGCGTCAACCTCGGCTGCGGCCTTCGCAAGCTGGGCTGCCGCACGCTGCTCGTGGACATGGACCCGCAGTCCTCCATGACCGTCTACTTCGGGCTCGACCCGCTGACGCTTTCCCGCTCGAGCTACGACGTGCTCATGGGCAAGTGCCCGGCGCGCGACGCCATCCTGAGCTTGGGCGAGGTGGACCTGCTGCCCGCCTCCATCACCCTCTCCGCCGGCGAGATGGAGCTCTCCTCCCGCATCGGGCGCGAAACCGTCCTGCGCCGGGCCCTCGCCCCCCTCATGGACGATTACGACGCCATCGTCATCGACAATTCCCCCTCGCTCGGCGTGCTCACCGTCAATTCCCTGATGGCCTCAAACGTCGTCGTCGCGCCCTCCGAGCCCAGCTTCCTCGCCCTCAAGGGCCTGGAGATCCTCTTCAGCGTGATCGAGCAGGTGCGCGAGCTCTACCCGGAGCTCACCATGCTCGGCGTGCTCATCACCCAACTGGACAACCGTACCACCCACCACCGCGAGGCCGCCGAGGCCATCCGCGAGCGCTACCCGGTGTTCGATACCGTCATCCGCCGCTCCGTCAAGTACGCGGACGCCTGCCTGGCCTCCATGTCCATCATGGACTTCGCGCCCGGCAGCCCGCAGGCGGAGGCTTACATGGATTTTTCAAAGGAGGTCGCATCCCGTGCCCGCATCAAGACGTGTATCCCTTAA